Proteins encoded in a region of the Frondihabitans sp. 762G35 genome:
- a CDS encoding DNA polymerase III subunit delta': MGVWDHLTGQPDAIEAFRAASSMAPGNIAMTHSWLITGPPGSGRSNLAYAFAAALLSRGPDDEGATLRQVQARTHPDLAVLSTERVIITIDEVRSLVSASQFSPSVGRYRVVVIEDADRMTERTSNLLLKALEEPPPRTVWLLCAPSEADLIPTIRSRVRSVRLRVPSIADVASLLRDRDGVDPETAERAAREAQSHIGMAHRLATDPDARARRRQTLQTALGIRSVSDAVIAASTLLAVAGDDAKAITLERDAEERESALRSLGIAAGGTVPPALRAQLRALEDDQKRRATRSLRDGIDRILVDLLSLYRDVLLLQLGVAEEPINGAIRGDLETSATASTPASTLRVIDAITTARTRIDGNVAPALALEAMLVAVSRHTAR, translated from the coding sequence ATGGGAGTGTGGGATCACCTGACCGGCCAGCCGGACGCCATCGAGGCGTTCCGCGCCGCCTCGAGCATGGCCCCGGGCAACATCGCCATGACCCACTCGTGGCTGATCACCGGCCCGCCCGGGTCCGGGCGGTCGAACCTCGCCTACGCCTTCGCAGCCGCGCTCCTGTCGCGCGGTCCGGACGACGAGGGCGCGACTCTCCGGCAGGTCCAGGCGCGCACGCACCCCGATCTCGCCGTCCTGAGCACCGAGCGCGTGATCATCACGATCGACGAGGTCCGGAGCCTCGTCAGCGCCTCGCAGTTCTCGCCGTCCGTGGGCCGCTACCGCGTCGTCGTCATCGAGGACGCCGACCGCATGACCGAGCGCACCTCGAACCTCCTGCTCAAGGCCCTGGAGGAGCCGCCGCCCCGCACGGTCTGGCTGCTCTGCGCGCCGAGCGAGGCCGACCTCATCCCGACGATCCGCTCGCGCGTGCGGAGCGTCCGCCTCCGCGTGCCGTCCATCGCCGACGTCGCGAGCCTCCTGCGCGACCGCGACGGCGTCGACCCGGAGACCGCCGAGCGCGCCGCCCGCGAGGCGCAGAGCCACATCGGCATGGCCCACCGTCTCGCGACCGACCCCGACGCAAGGGCCCGCAGGAGGCAGACGCTCCAGACCGCTCTCGGCATTCGGTCGGTCTCCGACGCCGTCATCGCGGCCTCGACTCTGCTCGCCGTCGCCGGCGACGACGCGAAGGCGATCACGCTGGAGCGCGACGCGGAGGAGAGGGAGAGCGCGCTCCGGTCCCTGGGCATCGCGGCCGGCGGCACCGTCCCCCCGGCGCTCCGGGCGCAGCTGCGCGCCCTGGAGGACGACCAGAAGCGGAGGGCCACCCGGAGCCTCCGCGACGGCATCGACCGCATCCTGGTCGATCTCCTCTCGCTCTACCGCGACGTCCTCCTGCTCCAGCTCGGCGTGGCGGAGGAGCCGATCAACGGGGCCATCCGCGGCGATCTCGAGACGTCCGCGACAGCGTCCACCCCCGCGTCGACCCTCCGGGTCATCGACGCGATCACGACCGCGCGCACGCGGATCGACGGCAACGTGGCTCCGGCCCTCGCCCTGGAGGCCATGCTCGTGGCGGTCAGCCGCCACACCGCTCGATAG
- the tmk gene encoding dTMP kinase, with the protein MAGLFITLEGGDGAGKSTQAALLEAWLQESGHPVVRTREPGGTDLGVEIREMVLHRRGHISPRAEALLYAADRAHHVATVVRPALERGDIVLQDRYLDSSVAYQGAGRILGADEVRSLSLWATEELLPDLTVLLDLDEAAGRERLDRSRTQYDRLEAEAAEFHGRVRSAFLALAEAEPTRFLVLDASLPVDEIATAVRERVASLLPAATDD; encoded by the coding sequence GTGGCGGGCCTCTTCATCACCCTCGAGGGGGGCGACGGCGCCGGCAAGTCGACGCAGGCCGCCCTCCTCGAGGCCTGGCTGCAGGAGTCGGGCCACCCTGTGGTCCGCACGCGCGAGCCCGGCGGCACCGACCTGGGCGTCGAGATCCGCGAGATGGTGCTGCACCGACGCGGCCACATTTCGCCGCGCGCCGAAGCTCTGCTCTATGCCGCCGACCGCGCCCACCACGTCGCCACCGTGGTCCGTCCCGCCCTCGAGCGGGGAGACATCGTTCTGCAGGACCGCTACCTCGACTCGTCCGTCGCCTACCAGGGTGCCGGCCGCATCCTGGGTGCCGACGAGGTCCGGTCCCTGTCCCTCTGGGCGACCGAGGAGCTCCTGCCCGATCTCACCGTCCTCCTCGACCTCGACGAGGCGGCGGGCCGCGAGCGGCTCGACAGGAGCCGCACGCAGTACGACCGGCTCGAAGCCGAAGCGGCCGAGTTCCACGGTCGGGTGAGAAGCGCCTTCCTCGCCCTCGCCGAGGCGGAGCCGACGCGATTCCTCGTCCTCGACGCGTCGCTGCCCGTCGACGAGATCGCGACCGCGGTGCGCGAGCGCGTAGCGAGCCTGCTGCCCGCCGCGACGGACGACTGA
- the topA gene encoding type I DNA topoisomerase — MPGTKKLVIVESPAKAKTIGQYLGSGYEVLASVGHIRDLVEPKNLPAELKKGSLGKFSVDVENGFEPYYVVSDAKKKTVADLKRALKGADELYLATDEDREGEAIAWHLLQELKPKVPVKRMVFHEITKDAIQKAQENTRELDTALVDAQETRRILDRLYGYEVSPVLWRKVGPGLSAGRVQSAATRLVVDRERERLAFVSASYWDLTAVFSPTTERSPFSSRLVRVNGSRIASGRDFDDRGNLKGEAIALDSAAAQALATALYLPEVDVEVRSVESKPYTRRPAAPFTTSTLQQEAARKLRFSARQTMSVAQSLYENGYITYMRTDSPALSQQAISAARSQASSLYGADTIPEKPRLYTGKSKNAQEAHEAIRPSGDTFKTPQQLEGTLRGNDWKLYDLIWKRTVASQMADAKGSTASVVVAATTVEAVEGIVPGSSKGTLAEFVATGTVITFRGFLAAYEEGRDEERHGDAPAAEAKLPVLKEGQKLSTDDVEAKGHDTSAPPRYTEASLVKTLEELGIGRPSTYAAIMSTIVDRGYVTPRGTALVPNWIAFSVVRLLEEYFSDLVEYDFTASMEDDLDLIAGGEADRVDWLNGFYFGNATHRGLRKVIDNLGEIDARDINSIPLGEGLTLRIGRYGPYLEAPGDDPETPRRVNVPEDLAPDELTPAKARELIDAPVIGDRVLGVNPDSGKEVVAKDGRFGPYVTERPIEVPETIEELEVNADTGEVLETAAASAGATTLTEAPAKTTTAKKAPAKKAPAKKALPKERTASLFKSMDVDSIDLATALRLLDLPRTVGLDPESGDEIQAQNGRYGPYLKKGTDTRSLTSEDQIFDIDLAGALELYAQPKYGARRASSALKEFDADPVSGKAIKIKDGRFGAYVTDGETNATIPRGETVEEVDFERAVQLLADKRAKGPAKKPVAKKAPAKKPAAKKPAAKTAATKTAATKTTATKTAAAKKATAAKKPAATTRRAPAAKTGVSKASASTGSE; from the coding sequence GTGCCAGGCACGAAGAAACTGGTCATCGTCGAGTCGCCCGCCAAGGCCAAGACGATCGGCCAGTATCTGGGCAGCGGCTACGAGGTATTGGCCTCGGTCGGTCACATCCGCGACCTCGTCGAGCCCAAGAACCTCCCGGCCGAGCTCAAGAAGGGCTCCCTCGGCAAGTTCTCCGTCGACGTCGAGAACGGCTTCGAGCCCTACTACGTCGTCTCCGACGCGAAGAAGAAGACGGTCGCCGACCTGAAGCGCGCTCTCAAGGGCGCCGACGAGCTCTACCTCGCCACTGATGAGGACCGCGAGGGCGAGGCCATCGCGTGGCACCTCCTGCAGGAGCTCAAGCCCAAGGTCCCCGTCAAGCGGATGGTCTTCCACGAGATCACGAAAGACGCCATCCAGAAGGCCCAGGAGAACACCCGCGAGCTCGACACCGCTCTCGTCGACGCGCAGGAGACCCGCCGCATCCTCGACCGCCTCTACGGCTACGAGGTCTCGCCGGTCCTCTGGCGCAAGGTCGGTCCGGGTCTGTCGGCCGGCCGGGTCCAGAGCGCGGCGACGCGCCTCGTCGTCGACCGGGAGCGCGAGCGACTCGCGTTCGTCTCGGCCTCGTACTGGGATCTCACCGCGGTCTTCTCACCGACGACCGAGCGCTCGCCGTTCTCCTCCCGTCTCGTGCGGGTCAACGGGAGCCGGATCGCCTCCGGCCGCGACTTCGACGACCGAGGGAACCTCAAGGGCGAGGCGATCGCCCTCGACTCCGCCGCCGCGCAGGCCCTGGCCACGGCCCTGTACCTCCCCGAGGTCGACGTCGAGGTGCGCTCGGTGGAGTCGAAGCCCTACACGCGCCGCCCCGCCGCCCCGTTCACCACGTCGACCCTCCAGCAGGAGGCGGCCCGGAAGCTCCGCTTCTCCGCGCGACAGACGATGAGCGTCGCCCAGTCTCTCTACGAGAACGGGTACATCACCTACATGCGAACGGACTCGCCCGCGCTGTCGCAGCAGGCCATCTCCGCGGCGCGATCGCAGGCGTCGAGCCTCTACGGCGCCGACACCATCCCCGAGAAGCCCCGCCTCTACACGGGCAAGAGCAAGAACGCCCAGGAGGCGCACGAGGCGATCCGCCCGTCCGGCGACACCTTCAAGACGCCGCAGCAGCTCGAGGGCACCCTCCGAGGCAACGACTGGAAGCTCTACGACCTCATCTGGAAGCGGACCGTCGCATCGCAGATGGCCGACGCCAAGGGCTCGACGGCGTCCGTCGTCGTCGCCGCGACCACCGTCGAAGCCGTCGAGGGCATCGTCCCCGGCTCGTCGAAGGGGACCCTCGCCGAGTTCGTCGCGACGGGTACCGTCATCACCTTCCGCGGCTTCCTCGCCGCCTACGAGGAGGGCCGAGACGAGGAGCGCCACGGAGACGCACCGGCCGCGGAGGCCAAGCTGCCCGTGCTCAAGGAGGGGCAGAAGCTCAGCACCGACGATGTCGAGGCCAAGGGTCACGACACGAGCGCGCCCCCGCGCTACACCGAGGCGAGCCTCGTCAAGACGCTCGAGGAGCTCGGCATCGGGCGGCCCTCCACCTACGCCGCGATCATGTCGACCATCGTCGACCGCGGCTACGTCACGCCGCGGGGCACCGCGCTCGTCCCCAACTGGATCGCCTTCTCCGTCGTCCGTCTCCTCGAGGAGTACTTCAGCGACCTCGTCGAGTACGACTTCACCGCCAGCATGGAGGACGATCTCGACCTCATCGCCGGCGGCGAGGCCGACCGCGTCGACTGGCTCAACGGCTTCTATTTCGGCAACGCGACCCACCGCGGTCTCCGGAAGGTCATCGACAACCTCGGCGAGATCGACGCGCGCGACATCAACTCGATCCCGCTCGGCGAGGGTCTCACCCTGCGGATCGGGCGCTACGGCCCCTACCTGGAGGCGCCCGGAGACGACCCGGAGACCCCGCGTCGGGTCAACGTGCCAGAAGACCTGGCACCCGACGAGCTGACCCCCGCGAAGGCCCGCGAGCTGATCGACGCCCCCGTCATCGGCGACCGCGTCCTGGGCGTCAACCCCGACTCGGGCAAGGAGGTCGTCGCGAAGGACGGCCGCTTCGGCCCCTACGTCACCGAGCGCCCGATCGAGGTTCCGGAGACGATCGAGGAGCTCGAGGTGAACGCCGACACCGGCGAGGTCCTCGAGACGGCCGCGGCGTCCGCCGGCGCGACCACCCTCACCGAGGCTCCTGCGAAGACGACCACGGCGAAGAAGGCCCCGGCGAAGAAGGCCCCCGCCAAGAAGGCCCTTCCGAAGGAGCGCACGGCCTCGCTGTTCAAGTCGATGGACGTCGACTCGATCGACCTCGCCACCGCGCTCCGGCTCCTCGACCTCCCGCGCACCGTCGGTCTCGACCCGGAGTCGGGCGACGAGATCCAGGCGCAGAACGGTCGATACGGTCCCTACCTGAAGAAGGGCACCGACACCCGGTCCCTCACCAGCGAGGACCAGATCTTCGACATCGATCTCGCCGGCGCCCTGGAGCTCTACGCGCAGCCGAAGTACGGTGCTCGTCGTGCCTCGAGCGCCCTCAAGGAGTTCGACGCCGACCCCGTCTCGGGCAAAGCGATCAAGATCAAGGACGGCCGGTTCGGCGCCTACGTGACCGACGGCGAGACCAACGCGACGATCCCGCGCGGCGAGACCGTCGAGGAGGTCGACTTCGAACGCGCCGTCCAGCTGCTGGCCGACAAGCGCGCGAAGGGGCCCGCCAAGAAGCCCGTCGCGAAGAAGGCTCCCGCCAAGAAGCCGGCCGCGAAGAAGCCGGCCGCGAAGACCGCCGCCACCAAGACCGCCGCCACCAAGACCACGGCCACGAAGACCGCCGCGGCCAAGAAGGCCACTGCAGCGAAGAAGCCCGCTGCCACGACGCGTCGGGCTCCCGCCGCCAAGACGGGGGTCTCGAAGGCCTCGGCTTCGACCGGCTCCGAGTAG